From Malaciobacter mytili LMG 24559:
ACAAAAGGTGGAGTTGATACTTCACAAATTGATGTAAATAGTATGCAAAGTTTAAAACAGAAAAATTTATATTTTTTAGGGGAATGTTTGGATATAACAGGTGAACTTGGGGGATATAATTTTCAGTTTGCCTTTTCAAGTGCTATGACTTGTTCTTATAAAATATAACAAATAGTTATATAAAGTACTTACTTTCAAATAAATAATAATTATTTTTATACTTCATTTATGATTTTTTAGGTAAAATGTAATAGTATAAGTAAATAATAAGGTATAAAATAATGTTTTTCTCAAATAAGAAATCACTTGAGCAAATCGCTTTTTTAGAAGAAGAGGTTAGGAGTTTAAAAAATAGGCTTCAACAAAAAGATGAAGAGATAAACTCTTTAAATGCTAAACTTGAAAAAGCACCAAAAAGTTCAGATTTTGATACTTTTAAATTTGAAATATCTTTATTTCATAAAATTGCTGCTACTTCACAAGAAGAGGGTTTAGTTGTTTTTACATCAAAAGATGAATTATATTTTGCAAATGACTTAGCAAAAGCTAATATAAAAGATTTTTCTATAGTATTAAATGCAATTAAGCATGGTAATGATAGATTAATTATGGATGATTGTGAAGCTAAAATAGTAACTAAAAACTATGAAGGTTTTATAATTGTGTCTTTAAAAAGAACATCTATTCATGATAATAAAGAGGGTGGTTTATTAGAAAGACATAATAAAAATATGACTAATTCTTTAAACAACACTCAAACTACATATCTTTCATTACTTGAAGAGTTACAGTCTATGATGAAAGAATCAAAAGAGACTGCAACTGGTTCAACTGAAGGATTAAATCTTGCAAAAGAGATATTAAGTGATACAGATAACTTAAAAACTCAAATTGATATAGAAAATGAAGTTGTAGGTTCTCTTGTATCAAAAAGTAAAGATATTTCGCAAGTAATTACTTTAATTCAAGAAATTGCATTTCAAACTAATATTCTTTCATTAAATGCAGCAGTTGAGGCAGCAACAGCAGGAGAGGCTGGAAAAGGCTTTGCAGTTGTTGCTCAAGAGGTGCGAAATCTTGCCACAAGAAGTGCAGATGCAGCAACTCAAATAAAAGCAGTAGTAGATTCAATTCAAGTGGAAACAGGAAGAATTAAAAATAGTTCTGAAGTTGTTTCAAATGTTGTAAATCAAACAAAAGATAGGGTTGATATTTTAAATAAATTAATGAATACTTTCCAAAAAAATTCAAATAGATCAGTATATGAAGTTGAAAGTATTTCTAATAAAATCTTTATTAACCTAGCAAAACTTGACCATGTTATTTATAAAAATAATCTATACCAATTAATCTTTGGTGGTGAACATAACTTTAAAGCAGTTGATCATCATAATTGTAGACTTGGAAAGTGGTATGATACTGGTTTAGGAAAAGAAGAGTTTAGTTTTGTTCCTTCATATAGATATTTAGAAAAACATCACCATACAGTTCATCATGAAGCAAATTTACTTGCAAAAGAGTGTTCAGGTAATAGTATTGCTTGTTCTAAACAATTAATTGAAGATAAGATAGCTTTAGTTGAAGAGGGAAGTGAAAAAGTATTTTATTACTTAGATAAAATTTTAGAAGAAAAAAATGAAGCTGTTATGAAAGAAGCAGCTAGAGAGTTATTTAAATAAGGATAAATTATTATGGAAAATAGAGTTTTTAAAATTGCAATAGTTGATGATGAAACAGAAATTTTAAATATGTTAAGTAGATTTTTAAATAGAAGTGGAAAATATAGTGTATCTACTTTTTCAAATCCAGTTGTAGCTTTAAATAGTATAAAAACTGAGAATTATGATGTAATTTTACTTGATATTATGATGCCTCAAATGAATGGGCTTGATGCTTTAGAAAAAATAATGGAAATAAAAGAATCACAAAAAGTTATTATGATGACTGCATATTCTACATTGGATAAAGTGTTAAAATCACATAAACAAGGTGCTACAAATTATGTGATGAAACCTTTTGATTCTCTTCAAGCCTTAGAAAATAAAATAATAGAAGTATTAAAGTCTTAATATATGAAAAAAGTAAATCTGTTTTTTAGAGTAAGTGCAATAATACTTTTATGTATTATTGCTATAACAGGTTTACTAGCTTCATATTATAAAAATAAAGAAGTAAAGCAGTTACTTAAAAAAGATATAGAAAAAATTAAATTAAATTTTAACAATGTTTATGAAGAGAATAAAAAACTTTCTGAATTAAT
This genomic window contains:
- a CDS encoding methyl-accepting chemotaxis protein; translated protein: MFFSNKKSLEQIAFLEEEVRSLKNRLQQKDEEINSLNAKLEKAPKSSDFDTFKFEISLFHKIAATSQEEGLVVFTSKDELYFANDLAKANIKDFSIVLNAIKHGNDRLIMDDCEAKIVTKNYEGFIIVSLKRTSIHDNKEGGLLERHNKNMTNSLNNTQTTYLSLLEELQSMMKESKETATGSTEGLNLAKEILSDTDNLKTQIDIENEVVGSLVSKSKDISQVITLIQEIAFQTNILSLNAAVEAATAGEAGKGFAVVAQEVRNLATRSADAATQIKAVVDSIQVETGRIKNSSEVVSNVVNQTKDRVDILNKLMNTFQKNSNRSVYEVESISNKIFINLAKLDHVIYKNNLYQLIFGGEHNFKAVDHHNCRLGKWYDTGLGKEEFSFVPSYRYLEKHHHTVHHEANLLAKECSGNSIACSKQLIEDKIALVEEGSEKVFYYLDKILEEKNEAVMKEAARELFK
- a CDS encoding response regulator, encoding MENRVFKIAIVDDETEILNMLSRFLNRSGKYSVSTFSNPVVALNSIKTENYDVILLDIMMPQMNGLDALEKIMEIKESQKVIMMTAYSTLDKVLKSHKQGATNYVMKPFDSLQALENKIIEVLKS